The following coding sequences are from one Capsicum annuum cultivar UCD-10X-F1 chromosome 3, UCD10Xv1.1, whole genome shotgun sequence window:
- the LOC107862164 gene encoding uncharacterized protein LOC107862164, with the protein MNKCAYQQTAMVGFVGAGEIRRGDFSVSHGVVCPKPIRPSRFLQINNRQPDACDSKAGTELLDIILNKGSYDVETTNFEMSSSPPFFFGSPPARASNPLIQDAQFGNDSFVPILAIPEGAAAAAPSPPPSFTSGIGRNNGAGCVPVKFGLKPAAVRIEGFNCCSSISAVA; encoded by the exons atgaataagtgCGCTTATCAGCAAACGGCCATGGTGGGTTTTGTTGGCGCTGGTGAAATTAGACGAGGAGATTTCTCTGTGTCTCATGGCGTTGTTTGCCCTAAACCCATCAGACCTTCTCGATTCCTGCAAATCAA TAATCGGCAACCGGACGCTTGCGACTCGAAAGCCGGAACTGAACTTCTCGATATCATCCTCAACAAG GGGAGCTATGATGTGGAAACAACCAATTTTGAGATGAGTTCATCgccaccattcttttttgggtctcCGCCCGCCAGGGCTTCGAATCCCCTGATTCAGGATGCCCAATTCGGCAACGACAGTTTTGTTCCCATACTAGCAATTCCAGAAGGAGCAGCAGCTGCAGCACCTTCACCACCACCTTCCTTTACTTCCGGAATCGGTCGTAATAATGGAGCCGGCTGTGTTCCAGTGAAGTTTGGGCTTAAGCCCGCTGCTGTGAGGATTGAAGGCTTCAATTGCTGCAGCAGCATCTCTGCTGTAGCTTAG